The proteins below come from a single Phycisphaerae bacterium genomic window:
- a CDS encoding GntR family transcriptional regulator — protein MSERPTVSLAKVDLDSPVPRYVQAKTILAEAINRGDFPPGSKLPNTGEISVQVNVSLITAHKAIQCLAQEGWVRRERGRGTFVRDDFRLSVAVKPQFRVGLVLHPSNSLGDFYHGTLITAIREAAERIEPVGELVIQRCQSVRDLPAQDADGLLCFHPDREQLRELAQIADRKAILVLGASIEGAPLNCVDSQNAEGTRAAVRHLAELGHRRIAIVNGPLDSTNCLHRFEGYLTALQEAGIPPQEDCIFNAELAKAAGAAMGRLADALRSRRRPTAIIAAGYYLALEVLALLRQLRIRVPEEISLVGFDDTPSAPLLDPPLTTIRQPLEEMGMQAYARLARMINGENGRPRVELLPTTLVKRLSTGPATRQV, from the coding sequence TTGAGTGAACGCCCCACAGTCAGTCTGGCAAAGGTCGACCTGGATTCACCGGTTCCTCGCTACGTCCAGGCCAAGACAATCTTGGCGGAGGCCATCAATCGGGGTGATTTCCCCCCCGGTTCCAAGCTGCCAAATACTGGGGAAATCAGCGTCCAGGTCAATGTCAGCCTGATTACCGCCCACAAGGCTATTCAGTGCTTAGCCCAGGAAGGATGGGTTCGCAGGGAACGCGGACGAGGCACCTTCGTTCGAGACGACTTCCGGCTTTCCGTCGCGGTCAAGCCCCAGTTCCGTGTCGGGCTGGTCCTCCATCCCAGCAACTCCCTGGGTGACTTCTACCACGGCACCCTGATCACCGCCATCCGGGAGGCCGCCGAACGCATCGAGCCGGTCGGCGAGCTGGTCATTCAACGCTGCCAGAGCGTCCGCGACCTCCCCGCCCAGGACGCCGACGGCCTGCTCTGCTTCCACCCCGACCGCGAACAGTTGCGCGAGTTGGCTCAGATCGCCGACCGCAAGGCGATCCTCGTTCTGGGAGCCTCGATCGAAGGGGCGCCGCTGAACTGCGTCGATTCCCAAAACGCCGAGGGCACGCGAGCTGCCGTCCGGCATTTGGCTGAACTCGGCCACCGGCGCATCGCGATCGTCAACGGCCCGCTGGACTCAACCAACTGCCTCCACCGATTCGAGGGCTACCTCACCGCGCTTCAGGAGGCCGGCATCCCGCCCCAAGAGGACTGCATCTTCAATGCCGAACTGGCCAAAGCCGCAGGAGCAGCCATGGGACGGCTGGCGGACGCCCTGAGAAGTCGTCGGCGTCCGACGGCAATTATCGCCGCCGGATACTACCTGGCACTCGAGGTCCTGGCTCTTCTTCGCCAACTTCGGATCCGGGTCCCCGAGGAGATCTCGCTGGTCGGTTTCGATGACACCCCATCGGCGCCGCTTCTCGATCCGCCGCTGACAACGATCCGACAGCCCCTGGAGGAAATGGGAATGCAGGCCTACGCTCGACTGGCCCGCATGATCAATGGCGAAAACGGCCGCCCACGTGTCGAACTGCTGCCTACCACGCTGGTCAAGCGCCTCTCCACCGGCCCGGCCACCCGACAGGTCTGA